From the genome of Cognaticolwellia beringensis, one region includes:
- a CDS encoding cell division protein ZapA — translation MFAEAPIGISIEIMGKQHQFACSAEQAEDLKQAASDLAVMCDDIKQQNGMASSERTLLVAAINLSYSLLVANNKIKRYQHGQTALISTLKSTLNQSD, via the coding sequence ATGTTTGCTGAAGCCCCTATAGGTATCAGCATTGAAATTATGGGTAAGCAACATCAGTTTGCTTGCTCAGCTGAACAAGCAGAAGACTTAAAGCAAGCAGCGAGTGATCTCGCTGTTATGTGTGATGACATCAAACAACAAAATGGTATGGCTAGTAGCGAGCGTACTTTATTGGTTGCTGCAATTAATTTAAGTTATTCACTACTTGTAGCAAATAATAAAATTAAGCGTTATCAACACGGGCAAACGGCTTTAATTTCGACATTAAAAAGTACGTTAAACCAATCAGATTAA
- a CDS encoding DUF904 domain-containing protein has product MLENTLPQLEQLIEQIIEKNTQLKNQIAELEQQKSLLVDENEMLQLEALEGEEKQKQTSTVLANLLGKLQSVEELS; this is encoded by the coding sequence ATGTTAGAAAATACTCTCCCTCAACTCGAGCAACTGATTGAACAGATTATTGAAAAAAATACCCAACTAAAAAACCAAATTGCAGAATTAGAACAGCAAAAATCATTACTGGTAGACGAAAATGAAATGTTGCAACTAGAAGCGCTTGAAGGTGAAGAAAAACAAAAGCAAACCAGTACGGTTTTAGCAAATCTGTTAGGTAAATTACAAAGTGTAGAAGAGCTTAGTTAA
- the minC gene encoding septum site-determining protein MinC, giving the protein MADASIEFKGSSFTLSVLHLRTSALADIRADLIKKVAQAPDFFYLVPVVVSIEQLACSIDYQAVKALIEEFNFTFVGFTGTVAKEQRQLIRELGFSFVNTANNTAKVNTVEKPVTATQSSVTENSSVENPATEAEAPAVSAASNLYSDKVHRGQIRSGQQLYAKDQNLVIIGSVSAGAEVIADGNIHVYGSLRGRAIAGAKGHHKAQIYCQNLEAELVSINGNYWLSESMEQHWGSPVYIHLTDSELTSSKLI; this is encoded by the coding sequence ATGGCTGATGCCAGTATTGAATTTAAAGGGTCAAGCTTTACCCTGTCTGTTTTACATTTAAGAACGTCAGCGTTAGCTGATATTCGTGCTGATTTAATAAAGAAAGTAGCGCAAGCCCCCGACTTTTTTTACCTAGTACCCGTTGTGGTCAGTATTGAACAACTCGCGTGTTCAATTGACTATCAAGCGGTAAAAGCATTAATTGAAGAATTCAACTTTACCTTTGTCGGCTTTACTGGGACTGTGGCGAAAGAGCAACGCCAGCTTATTCGCGAATTGGGTTTTTCTTTTGTTAATACCGCGAATAATACTGCAAAGGTTAATACAGTTGAAAAACCTGTTACTGCAACACAAAGCTCAGTAACAGAAAACTCATCAGTAGAAAACCCAGCAACAGAGGCTGAAGCACCGGCTGTTTCAGCAGCCAGTAATTTATATTCAGATAAAGTTCACCGCGGGCAAATTCGTTCGGGACAGCAACTTTATGCTAAAGATCAAAACTTAGTCATTATTGGCTCAGTTTCAGCCGGAGCTGAAGTGATTGCCGATGGCAATATTCATGTTTATGGCTCGTTGCGCGGTAGAGCCATTGCGGGTGCAAAAGGTCATCATAAAGCACAAATATATTGCCAAAACCTTGAAGCTGAACTGGTTTCTATTAATGGTAATTATTGGCTCAGCGAGTCAATGGAGCAACACTGGGGCTCACCGGTATATATTCATTTGACTGACAGTGAATTAACGTCATCAAAACTCATTTAA